From Quercus lobata isolate SW786 chromosome 11, ValleyOak3.0 Primary Assembly, whole genome shotgun sequence:
AACCCAAACTTGGGactatttttggtgtttggggTCCCTTTACATTTTATAATGGGGCTCTGCACGCTTTTGCTCATACTATTGGCTATTCTTTCATTTTGTCCTTTGACATTAGTGATGAGAGCTTCCATGAGATAATGATGCCTCGTAATCACTATGATTCAGACGCTACAAATTTCACTAAACTTGCAGAGTACAAGGGATTGCCAGCTGATTTTGTTTTCGCTCTTGATGATGGCAATAAGCCTTTTGGGAGAAACTTATGCAACATATGGGTTATGGAGAAGTACGGTGTGGCCAAGTCTTGGACTAGAAAATTTGTGATACCAATGGAATGGGTTTGGGCAGGTAATTTCTTTGGCTGCACTAACAATGGTGAACTTCTCATTAAGAATGCCACTGGGCTGGTTTCAATTGACCCTGAGAGTCAAAATCAGAACATTCTCGACATTGAAGATGCTAATTGGGTGGCTTTCTCAACTAATTCAATGGAGAGCTTGGTTTTACTTGATGGGGGTAAGTAACTGTGAAAATTAACTTTAGCTGTAATATCACTTTCAGTTTTGCCACCATTGTGAAAATTAACTTTAGCTAGCATAGCGTAATTTGTATATAACTTTAGCTTGTACTTTTGATGCTGAAACTAAGGTTGCAATTGTTTCCATCCTTGAGTGTAAGAAATATCTCAATATGAATGGGTGAAGTTAGCTAAATTGCATTTGAGGAATGATAGTTTGAAGTGTTGAATTGAGGTCAATCttattgctttttgtttttctctcttcagtGTGCATTTCTTATAAGCAAATTTACAGCTTGAGCAGAGAATGCTAGACATAGGTTTGCCTTTTGCTAATCCTTGGCCCTGTTCTAATAATTCTAACTTAAGTCAATTTTGGAGTTTAAATTATCacctttgctttttttttttctatgtttctttcttttcctaggCTTTCTCAGCAGCCAAATAGTGACTGTCATTAATTAGGATTTTGGACACAAAGTTTAATAATGATTAAGTTTTTTGTTTGCTTGATTTTGTTCAATATTGGCTTTGTTTTGAGTCTCATTTtgtttagttcttttttttttttgagtcagtgtttatatttatttctgCACTACCAGTTAATTGAATTAACATCAATAGGGACTAGAGAGAATGTGGAGGTTGCAAATATTAATAGTTTTAGCTGTTTGTGCCTGTGTTTGGTGAAAGTAATTGTGGGTAACAATGCGGATTGAGGTTTGGGAAAATTTTCATTGAGTACTGTATACTTTATTTTGTAtagattttgttattattgctgAGAATATCCAGCAATTCTGTGCACATTGTAGGTGCTATCGATGTTACAAGTAGCAACGAGACGTATTTAAGAGTATACCATTGTAGTTAGCAACTTCGAAATGTGCTCAAATGGGGATTCAGATAGCTAAGCAATTTTGTTCTTTAGTACTTTCGCCATTGACCATTCAAAAACCCATTAGCCTAATTGGTCTGCATAGTAATGCTTAGTTCCATAGCTATTTCTGATAGAATATTGTTGTCAAATGTTCTCAAGTCCAACAACTAGCAGTAGCTTAAATTATGCTTTCTTTTAGATCCTGATTGATTGTAATTAACAGtgtaagaaacaaaaaattgcgTTAATATCATTAGTAGGTGTTAATGTTGCAATGAAGTGGGACCTTTTAAAGTATTTGTCATAGGCTTGTGTGATTTTAGGATAGGAAAAGTTTctgtattattattgtttttgataAATAGTAAAACTTCATTGAAAGGATATATCAAACACAAAGAAATGTCTCATGTGCTGAGGAAACCATGAAAACCACAAAACTAAGATGCACTTATATTCTTAACAGGtatagcttctttttttttcttttctttttttttttctttttttaataattgatttaTAAGAGATCTAATGGTTGAAAAATACACCACTGGCCATGTCAttactaaaaatttgttaatggCCACGTCAACTGACCTATTTAATGGCACCTTATTTTTCTCAGGCTCATTCATCACTCAGAATGtttacacagagagagagagagaggaggaggaggagaaaaagAACTCCAATGTTTGCTCCATGGATGACCTAGGCGGTGCTTCGGGCAGCGGTGGTGGCCTAGACAGTGGCAGCAGTGGCGATTGCCACAGCAGGGCgacttaataaaaattaattggaaaAATCCTTGGTCTCATTAGGTTCCTTTACACTGGTGGTTAGTGATTATATTTCTGCTAGCAAGAGCAGTTTTGAGTGGCAAAGCTTTATAAAGAAGCTGCCACTAAAGAGATCAAGGATTATCTTAATCCTTGAATTTTCTTATATAGTTATATAGTTATCTATGTGTTTGGAGAACACTCAATTTAGGGATGAACACAATTTACTTTCGTAAAATTAAGACATAAAttgttgctctgtttttcaTACATAATAGATGTAAAAATAGTATTTCTATCTAAATTATGGGCATAAGTTTTTTTGCATTGGAATTAGATGTTACTGTTACAAAGTTCATAAACCTAAACCAACATTTTGTTCTTGGAACTTGATGTGCTCTAggtaaaataattcttttaagaaTATGTTAAGAAATAGAGCTGAGCTAATGATTCTTTGTACAGAACGTAGTAATGGTAAGCATCTAAAAGGATGCTTAGTTTTGCtgtgattttcttttgttcattCACAAAATGCTTTTTGGACTCTCCTCTAATAGCAAACAAAACTGAGTCTAGGAAAGATTTGAAAACTAGAAACATACTTGGTCTATGGTAGTACACCCTAGAACACATCAAACTTGGGTCTATAGTGATACTTCTGCCGAGCAATAGCCAATGCATGCTTTACACGCTAAATATCTTAAAACCTTAGTTCCTTTTAGAAAGCAGTTTCTCCTTGATGTTAGTAAGAGAAATACAACAATGTAGGgcaagaacaaaaattttggtatgACAAAACTCAACTTATAGATTTCTGTAGTTTGTATTGGTATCCTGGACAGGCAATGTTGACACCAACCTATTCCACTTCTAAGCTAAAAGAGAATCTCCCAAATCACATACATGATGCAATTGTTATTTCATAATCTTGGCAATCTTGTGAAATGCATGTGTCAGAAGGAGAAACACTATAAACAGaacaattttcacaatatttctcACAAAAATTGAGCTGAGaggtttttattgatttttgtttgggCTAATCACCAACATCACTTTACTTTTTACcattaataacttgccactttaatatttgtatatattttgtgaaaaaaggTTGTCTCTAGAGCTCTTGAATGGGTAAAGAACCTTTCTGAGCTTAGTGGGAAAAGGCAGTTGGCAACCTCTTGGGAAAGAAGTTGCTTGTACAGGTACAAGGGTTTCCTCAAAGATCTCACATTTATGATTCAACAACTTGTCACAGTAGTTACGAAAATAGTCTGTCACAACATTGTATCTGTAATGGGCCTAAATGTTGTAACATATAATAATTGCGAGATTAGTTATAAGAAATGGCAAGGATGGataaatcttaatttttctGAGTTTAGAAGGTGCCCCCAACGTAGCCGATAAGGCAGGTGGCGTACGTGGGACTaggccttttttttaattaaaaaaaattattataaaggtttttttttttttttttaagtgatctatagagattttttttaattataaataatttggaTAGGAAGTGGACCATTTCTCTatatctattaactatataaaaagcaCCTATGCCATCTAGTGATTTTGGTTTCGTGAGTCCTCTTTTTTTGTCCGTTTGTGGAGTGCTAAACGGTGTGTTTTGGCtgaatatataaaacaataaaaggGAGTGAGAGACATATAACAGTGAAAGGGAGAGAGGCCAAAGGGTATCTGGaactaggggtgtccacgggtcgggtttgtgcctgACCCGGAACCGACCCGAATTTTTCGGGTGGGTAAAAATCGAAACCGAAACCGACCCGTTTTAATGGTCGGCTCATCCGGTTCGGGTCCGTCGGGTTTCGGGTTGGTGTCGGTTCAGTTTCGGGTTTCGCCGCTAGTTCCGATATTTCGCCGCCGGTGCGGATATTTCGCCGGATCGGTCTAGATCTGGCCGATATTTGGCTGGATCTGTTGAGTCTGGAGTAGATCTCACCGGATCTAGTGGATTTCAAGTAGATCTTCGtcggaaaataaaaaatatcgcCAGATCTGGTGGATTTCAAGTAGCTCTTTGTCAGAAAACCTTTCAATCTCACcagattttgttgattttatggTCGGGTTGGGTGGCTCGGGTTTTTGGGGAGGAAACCCGCTGGCTGACCCGAAGGGATCGGGTTCTGTGGGTGGCGACCCGCCGCCGACCGTCGGATTGGTCGGTTCGGGTGGTGGCGGTTCGGGTTCGGGCGGGTGGACGGGTTCTGTGGACACCCCTATCTGgaactctcttttctctttggaACTTTCCggatattttctctctcttttctctccgGAAGAACTCTCtatatttcttctctctctcttttctctctatcatTTTAGGCTAACAGGACTAGATCGGCTTAGGAagaaagaagattaaaaaaaaaaaaaaaacatgggaaGAAAGACCGACTAATTTTtacaatatcttttttttttttttcctctgtttcttcaaaatttccttcttttttttttttttttggttcttaagATCTATGTTTGTATTTATTTCCTTGTGGGTTTCAATATTTGATTGTTTGCTAATACGGGTCTTTTAGGTTTTGATAAAGAAAGGAGATTTGGTTCCATTTTGGGTATTTTCGGCTTACACAAGAAACAGAGATGGAAGTGGGTGAAAGACGAGAGACCTCATTTTGGCACTAAAGAACTCTGAGATTCTTCTTTTCAATGGAACCAAATCTCATTTCTTTATCGAAACCTAAAAGACCCATATTAGCTAATATGGGTATTAACCATTCTTgatttcttctttctatttgcTAATATGGgtattttgggtttcttttcttctaaactTTTAGTTGCTGGGTTTGGAGTTGTGTGTGCGTGGGTTTTTCCTTTCTAAGGTGAGAAGATATTGAAAGAGGGAGAGATAAACAGATCATAAAGAAAGGGGATTTGGTtccatttttggtatttttagcTAACACACTATAGGTaagcgctctctctctctccaatatTTCCACTTTGAAGTTTCACTGATCATAATTTGGTTCCATTTTTGCCTAATCCCATGttattctctctattttttaacaaCAGGAAAATAGACTAATGATGCAGACCTATACACCATAGACAAAACCAA
This genomic window contains:
- the LOC115966655 gene encoding F-box/kelch-repeat protein At3g23880-like; the protein is MREPVPDDVVEDILARLPVKSLTRFRYVSKSCNSIVTDTTFIKKHLKLNLNQSESSISANTHSGYLLYTTEDKDGSSSSKELCTVVRNKDRTWTQFSRFEIPSFFDKYMIFAFCNGLFCLASCEKELCHIIYLWNPSIRMCKKLGATRFNRKYNERAAFGFAYDSLNNDFKILRVVCHAMFNESEAEAEIYTLSSDSWRKVVISMQSLRGCEVTEPKLGTIFGVWGPFTFYNGALHAFAHTIGYSFILSFDISDESFHEIMMPRNHYDSDATNFTKLAEYKGLPADFVFALDDGNKPFGRNLCNIWVMEKYGVAKSWTRKFVIPMEWVWAGNFFGCTNNGELLIKNATGLVSIDPESQNQNILDIEDANWVAFSTNSMESLVLLDGGSFITQNVYTEREREEEEEKKNSNVCSMDDLGGASGSGGGLDSGSSGDCHSRAT